The DNA window GACAAAAATAACCCAGACTAATCGCCCAGATTATTCTTGCGGTCTGAACGATGTTAGGTAAAATTCTATCTTCCCTGCCCTCCCCAACATACATTCCATAGACACCGCTGGTGCGAATTAATAATGTCAGAGCAACAAGAATCATTCCTTGACCACCAATAAAGGTCATCGTGAATCGCCACATATTAACTGTGTAAGAAGTATGGTCTAAATCTTGAATTAAAGATAATCCAACCGTGGCTAAACCACTCATAGCATCAAAACATGCATCTGTGTAAGAAACAAAATGGCCACTCATGAAAAGTGGGATGGCGCCTAAAAACATCGTTAAAATCCAGGAAACTGAAGCAATGACCATTCCTTCTATCCATGAAAGGTCAGTTGAAACAGGACAGATTAAAAGGAGGATATAACCAATAATCATGCAACACAAAAAACTAATGAAAAAATTTATTCCTTCGTTATACTCATTCATCAGAAAGGAAACAGCAATAGGAATAATCATTAAAAGCCCATATCCAACAATTAGCCTGCCACTATAATAACCAATAGTTTTAATATCCTGTAAGGTAGGTTTTGGAATCATTTTATATACCACACCAGTCCCGCGATAATCAAACAAAGGACAATGATAATAAAAATAGCTAAAATTTCAATCAAAAACCCCATAACAGGGTTAAAAATTTTTGTTATTGTTTTTCTATTATTCATTTATATCAATTTCTCCTAAGAAAATATTGAGTAATGCCTGTTCATTTTCAATCGTCGTCAGGGCAATTATATCATCTCCTTTTTCTAACTTAGTTTTGCCGTTGGGAATGATAAGGTCTTCGCCTCTAACAATAGAGGCAATAACTGAGTTAGATGGTAATTTAATTTTCTCTATTGGTTTATTTATAACCGGTGAGTTATCCATAAGGTCAACGCGGACAATTGCTAATTTACCTTTCTGGACAGTCATCAGGTTAATAAAGTCTTCAAGGGATGTTTCTTCCTCAATTATTCGAGCAATAATTGCGGTGCTATTGATGGGCACATCCACTCCTAAATCATTAAAAATCTGTTCATTTTTGGGGTCATTTACTCGGGCGACAGTGCGAGGGACATTAAAGTATTCCTTCGCCAATTGACAGACAACAATATTATCTTCGTCATCACCGGTTACAGCCGCAACAACATCAGCCTTTTCAATCCCGGCATCTTCTAAATAATGTGCCTCACAACCATCTCCTTCGATTGTAAGTACATTTTCTAATTCTTCGGCAATTTCAGAACAGATATTTGTATCTTTTTCTATTAAGGCAACCTGATGCTTATCCTGGCAAAGTGTTTTAGCCAGTTGATACCCAATCTTTCCTCCACCAACAATAACTATATACATTTTAGCCCTCTTGTTTAGTAAACATTCAAAAGTTAGTTTTCAGCCATTAGTATTTAGATTCAGCATTCTACATCTTGTATCTTGCATCCTCTCTTAACTGCTGATATCTGCTCGCTGAACGCTTACCTTTTAACAATAATTAATAAAATATCCTTTTCTTTAGTAATTATTTCTTCTTCTGGAAATAGAATTTCCTTATCACGAAGCACGGCAAGGGTTTTACCCTGTTGTTTTGTTTCTATTTCTTTTAAAGTTAAACCAGATGTATCTTCATTTATTTTAAATTCAATTATTTCTATCTCATTTACTTCGGATAAGTGATGAACAAAATGTCCAGAGGTAATTTTTTCTTTGATCATTTTCGCCATTAAGGTTGTTCCACCAATTACATTTAATCCTAATTGGTGATATAGTTGTGTTCGTTTTGGGTCATATATTCTGGTTATCACAGTAGGTATTTTAAATATTTTCCTTGCGACCTGTGTTGCGACCACATTGGTATTATCGCCGTTTGTCACCACAGCAACTGCATCTGCATTTTCAATACCCGCTTCTTTCAAAAGCTCAACATCATAACCATTACCAACCATAGTTCTACCATTAAAATTTGTGCCCAGTCGTTTGAAGGAAGAGTTACTTTTATCAATCACAACAACATTATGTCCTTCTAAACTTAAAGTAGTTGCTAATTGAGACCCGACTCGACCACAACCAATGATGATAATATACATTTATTTTCCCTCCAAAATTATGTAACCATTCAGCCACAGAGGCACAGAGTTCACAGAGAATTAGAGAAATTAGCTACAAATGGACACGAATTAACCTCTGACATTCGATAAATGTAGTGCGAACCTTATTGCTTTTTCATAAATAGGTTCCTCTTTTGGGGAGAGCGATAGCAAGAAGAACTTTAATGTAAATATCAAAATGCAAATATCAAAATTACAATGCAAAATGCAAAAATACTTGTAAATTAACAAAGTAGCTGGAGAATATTTTGATTTTTGATTTGTAATTTTACATTTTGATGTTTGATTTTTAATTTATTTTATGGTATTCCAGAAAAGTGGAAGTTAATTTTGCAAAAACCATTAGGTTCGCTTTCCTGCTTGCCAGAAGCGAGGCTAAAGCCTCGCACTACAAATCTTTTTATTCGTGTTCATTCGTGGTTAGTAACTATTCAGCCACAGATGGACACGGATGAAACACTGAAAATTCGTAATCCGTGTCCGTTTTCCGTGTCCGTAATTAGGCTGAAGAGTTTTTCTCCTTTTGACTTTTATCTTCTATCCTTCTTGATTCTCTGCCAGTGGAGGAAATTTCCACCCCCTAACCCCCGCCAGCGGGGGACAACCCGCCTCTGCCCTCTGCCCTCTGCTCTCTGCCCTCTATCCTCTGCCCTCTGTATTTATCCGTGCTAATCCGTGTTAATCAGTGGCTGAATAGTTACCGTGGTTATATATTCCCTCTGTGTTCTCTGTGACTATATCCCTGAACGGTTACAAAATTATTAAAGGGTATCATATCATAAAATATGTCCTTTGTCAACTTTAAAAAATTATCCTGTCCATCTGGGCAAATCTGGGTGGTGTCTGAAAATAACTCTAATAGTGAAATCTATGCAGATTTGGTGTCCAAAAGGGATTTCCTCCAAAGAGCAAAATGCAAAAAGCAAATATAAAAATTACATATCAAAATGTAAAATTATCTCTTTCCTTTCAGCGTTAAAATACTTGAAGCAAAGATATTACCAAATTCCTCCAACTCTTTGAGAAACCTTGTTACTTCCTCTTTGAAATTTGATTTGTAATTTTGCATTTTGATATTTATATTTGATATTTAATATTTGCTATTTGATATTTATTTGTTGTCTCCCTTAAATCCTATTTTGCAGAACCCTATACACTATTTTAACCTTTATGCTAGATTAAGACACCACCCAAATCTGCGTCCTATCTATGTCCATATTTTATTTCAAATGTAGAAAATTCTCCGGTATAATCTTCGTAAGTCATTTCAACATTTTTAACACTTGCCCCGGGAGGACCTTTATGGCACCAGGAGATGATTTTTTCTACTTGTGCTTCTTCTCCTTCAAATACTGCTTCTACTCTCCCATCCGGGAGGTTTTTTACCCAGCCATTAATTTCTAATCTTTTTGCAGAATCTTGAGTATATGCTCTGAAGAATACTCCCTGGACATCGCCAGAGATATAGAGATGTGCTCTTATGTTCATAACTTCATTACTTCCTAACTTCCAAACTTCGTAATTTCCTGACTTTTCATTAGACGTAACTATTCAGCATACCAAGCAAGTAGGAAGTAGGAAGTAGGAAAGGGGGAAAATACTTCATACTATTTTACTCTTAATTGATTTGATTAAACCTATAAGCATCCTACTCACTTCTTCAGATATATCCCAAATGGATTGAAAATCTGGCAGATAATTAAGATCTTTAGATAGAATTAGATAATGCCTTTCCTACTTTCCTACTCTCCTACTTCCTACTTTCAGGAGGAAATAGTAGGCAAGTAGGTAGTAGGAAAGGGATAAAGGATGTGCACGGTATTCCTCTTTTGGGGACAATGTCTCCCCTTTCCTACTTTCCTACTTTCCTACTCTCCTACTTCCTACTTTCAGGAGGAAATAGTAGGCAAGTAGGTAGTAGGAAAGGGATAAAGGATGTGCACGGTATTCCTCTTCTGGGGACAATGTCTCCCCTTTCCTACTCTCCTACTTTCCTACAGGGTGAATAGTTACCATTAGACATATTTTTTATGAAGAAAAGGTAGTTTTTTTGAAGGAGTAATTAAGTTTTGAAGTAGATAAAGTCTCATATCACGCGAGGCAACGGCAATATGTTTTGCATTAGGAGTAATATCTACTTCATAAACACTTCCTTTTGTTTCATATTTCCAGATTTCTTTTCCTGCTTTATTAAATAAATAAACATAATTATTATTTACTCCCGCAGCTATAAATTCACCATCAGGTGTAATTCTAACTCCATAAATTTCTCCCCCAATATATTTTTTGAAGAGTAATTTACCCTTTTTATTTAAAAGGTAAATATATTTATCTTCGCCACCAGCTATAATTCGATTACCATCAAAGGAGATATCAACATCATAAACCTCGCCATTTGTTTCAAATCTCCATAACAACTTTCCGTTTTTATTCTGAAAGTAAATATATCTATCTCCACAACCCGAGACAATATATTCCGCTGCGGGTGTAAGTGCTACGCCACTAATCATTTGACTTACTCCATATCGCCAGAGGAGTTTTCCATTTATTACATCTAAAAGTCCTATTTTCCAATCAGCAGTGCCAACCGCAATATAATCTCCTCCTGGAGTAATAGAAACGCTATTTACATCGCCCCCGGTTTTATATTTCCATAGCAATTCACCTGTATTATTAAAGAAACAAACATCATAATCACCAGTTCCAGCAACAATATAGTTCCCTTTATAGGTAATATCTACGGAATGTACCCATTGTCCAATTTCATATTCCCAGAGTTTATTACCTGTTCCATCTAAGAAATAAAGATTTTTATCATTGGCACCTACAACTATATATTTAGCATCATGGGTAATGGCAACACAAAAAACACTTTCTCGAATGTTATAACTCCATTTTTCTTTGACTAATTCTGGCATAGATAGAAATTCCTGGTAACTATTTAGTGTGATAAGAAGATGGAATGTTGAGATTTTTCGGTAACCGTTCACCGCAGAGACGCAGAGAAAAAAATTAAAAACTATTTGTCATACGTTTCATTCCATCTTTGATTTTCATCAGAGCAAACTTTTTAGGATTGACATATCATAATTGATTAACAAATTTGGTTTTGATGTCCTATGTATTACAAAGATTACCTCAATAATCTTTTCTGTGATCTGATTTATTTCTATGTCTTCTCTGTTTCTCTGCGTCTCTGCGGTAAATTACCACCTGAACGGTTAGATTTTTCCTCTTCGCACCTTTTCATAACTGATTATCGAATATTCTTCCTGGTGGAGGCGGCGGGAATCGAACCCGCGTCCGAAGATACAAAGACATAAGCCTCTACACATCCATTGTCTGAGATTTTAGTTTTCACTTCCTTAATCTCCTCTCAGACAGGATACAAAGGAAATTAGCTTATTTTTTCTCGCTACTTTTGCCCAAGCAAAGCAATAAGTAACCAGTCTGTTAAACTAACACCCTTAATAATTCTACAGACAAGAATTATCAGGATGTGCTGCTAAATTAAGCAGCAAGTGCCAGATCGTAGTTGGCGTTTATTGGTTTTGCTGTCTGTTTAACGAGGCCTGACAGCACCTCGGGATGCAACCTATATTTTGTTTATCTCCGTCGAACCCTTTTCGCCCCCTTTTTTTTTTACCCCAGAGAACACATGTTTTAACCGAGGCTCTGATTGTTATATGTATTTAGAGAGTAATTACTGCATATTGTCTTCAGGGGCACTTTCTTTCCACCAGTTTAAGTATACCATATTTTAAGAAAAATTACAACTATTTTTTATCAGTTGGGTGTATGTAAAATTTGTGGATAACTTTTAACACCTCTATTTTTATCAATTTCCTCCAAAGAGCAAAATGCAAAACTCGTTTATAGTGTATAGTTTATAGTTTATAGTTTATAGTGTATAGTTTATAGTTTATAGTTTATAGTTTATGGTTTATAGTCTATAGTCCTTCAACTATCAACTATCAACTATCTACTATCAACTATAAACTATCAACTATCTTTGCCAAAGTTCAGTAAAATTATCTCTTTCCTTTCAGCGTTAAAATACTTAAAGCAAAGATATTACCAATCTTCATTCTTCTGCAATTTCTGCCTGCTTTAGTCTGAGGTCTGATGTCTATAGTCTACTGTCTGAATCACAGATTTTTTTTAAAATGCTTGACAAAAATTTAATTAATATGCTATTATATAATCATAAGGGATGAGGAATTAAATCCCCCTTTCAATTGTAGATAGGAATCAGAAACAAGAGATATCGCTATATCTTATTGAAAATCAAATGGTTATGTTAAATTTTTGTCTTTAAATAGAGGGGAAGTTCCGTTATAAGGATCCCCATCTTTACATATTATCAAATTCCCATCAGTTTTAGGAGACCAAACCTTAAAATGAAACCACAAATTTTAATTATTGTGCCAAAACAACTCAATCTTGAAAAAGCTAATTACAACTACAACTTTCCATTAGGATTAGGCTATATCTCTTCAATTTTAAAAAAAAATGGGTATAATGTAGATTGTATTAACTTAAACCATTATGAAGGGAAAACTGAGAATTTAGTAAAATCTTCTTTAAGTAAAAAAGAATATGATTTTGTTGGAATTGGGAACATTGCTTTAGGATTTAATTCTACCAAAATAATTATAGATAGCATAAGAGAATATAATCCTAAAATAAAAATTATCATTGGAGGAATGATTATTATTGCTGATCCAAAATTAATGTTTCCTCTTTTAAATCCTGATTTTGGAGTTATAGGAGAAGGTGAAGAAACAATTATAGAGCTTCTTGAGGCAATTGAGAATAAAAAAGATTTAAAAAATATTAAAGGCCTTATTTTTAAAGATGTAAAAGGAGATATAATTTTAACAGAGCAGAGAGAGCCTATAAAAGATATTGATTCTTTGCCTTGGCCTGATTTTGAAGGCCTTGAATATTTAGAGTTTATAGAGCATCTTCATCCTAATTTTGGGAATGCATATAATTTTTTTGACAATCCGCGTCCTTACCCTATTTTAGGAAGCAGGGGATGCCCGTTCCATTGCACTTTTTGCTATCATTACAGCAATTACAGAGCAAAGTCTGTTAGAAGTATTGTTGAAGAGATTCGAGTAGCAATAGAAAAATACAGGATAAATATAATTGCATTCTATGATGAATGTATTTCAGTAAACAAACTAAGATTATTTGAAATTTGCGAAGAAATAAAAAAATTAAGAGAAGAAACTCCATGGAACTTAAACTGGATACCTCAGATGACAGTGCATAACATTGATGAAGAGGTTCTTAAAAGAATAAAAGAGTCTGGAGGAGCTATAATAAGCTATGGTTTTGAAAGTTTTTCAGAAAAAGTTTTAAAGAGCATGAGGAAGCCAATTACGCCGCAGATGATTGAAAATGCTTTTTTAAAAACAATAAACGCAGGAATAGGGGTTCAGGGGAATTTTATTTTCGGAGATGTCGCTGAAACAAAAGAAACAGCAAAAGAAACTTTAGACTGGTGGAAAAAAAATGCAAAAGGTCAGATAAACCTGGGTTTTATCCAGCCTTATCCTGGAAGCGAAATCTACAAGCATTGCGTGAGAAAAGGGATAATAAAAGATGAGGCAAATTTTATAAAAAGTCAGCTTTCAACAATGCATTATTACAACATGACTGAAAACATGACTGATAAAGAATATGCTAAAATGAAAAAAGAAATATTTAATGCAGTTGTAAAATATCATATATTTACAAAGCATAAAATAAAAAGATTGGTTGAAAATGTCTATGAAGTAAATGTTAAATGCCCTTTCTGCCAAAAAATAATCACTTACAAAAATATTCTTATAGAAGATCCTATTTTATATGGATTTTGGCTTTATTGCAGAAATTGCCATCAAAGATTCTTCATAGTAAGTCCTTTAAAAAGACTTTCATATAAATTTTACTCTTATTTAAAATTCTTACAAGAACGAAGGGATAAAAAGAAATACTAGTGCTGTGTCGCTACTCAATTGATGTTCCCCGCTGGCGGCGGATTAAGGGGGTGGAATATGAAATCTGAAATAGAAAAATGCAGCCCCCAATAATTAACAATTGACAATTTACAATTAACAATTGACCATTATTTGTTAATTTTGTCAACATCAAATATTAATTGTGAATTGATAATGGCTAATTGATAATTGTCAATTAACTATATTTGGACTTGTGGGTAACGATAAGACTCCCGCCAGCGGGGGGGATTAAGGGAGTGGAAATGAGAAGAAGAAAAGCCCTTCAGCCTTCAGCCTGATTACAGACACGGATACCGGAGATGCCTCACCGATTTTTCCGTGTTTCATCCGTGTCCATCTGCGGCTGAATAGTTACGATTTGGTTTATAATTCTTCGTACCCTTCGTGTTCTTCGTGATTTTAAAAGATGTGAGGAAGGTTAATCTAATCGCACAGGTGGAAAATTTCATTTAATGAGGTAACTTAATGTCTAAAGTAGTTATTTTATGTGGTGGAATGGGTACCAGATTACGGGAGGAAACTGAAATTCGACCGAAACCATTAGTTGAAGTAGGAAATAAACCCATCCTCTGGCACATTATGAAGATTTATTCATATTATGGATTTAATGATTTTATTCTTTGTCTGGGTTACAAAGGAGAGATGATTAAAAACTATTTCTATAACTATGAAATGCTAAATAATGATTTTACCATAGAATTAGGTAACTCTAAAAATATAGAGATTTACAGCCATCATAAAGAAAAGGACTGGCGAGTTACACTGGTTGATACCGGAGCAAATGCCTTGAAAGGGGCGAGGATAAAAAAAATAGAAAAATATATCGATAGCGACCTGTTTATGCTGACTTATGGAGATGGCGTAGCTAACATCAATCTCCATGAATTGTTATCCTTTCATAAGAGTCATGGTTGTATTGGAACGGTAACTGGTGTCCGACCGATGTCGCGATTTGGGGAATTAATAGTTAAAGAAAATAGAGTTATCTCATTTACAGAAAAGCCCCAGGTTTCTTATGGAATAATAAATGGGGGGTTTTTTGTTTTTAATCGAAAAATCTTTGACTATTTATCTGAAAATGATAGTTGTGATTTTGAAATAGGACCGTTAGAACAATTAGCCAGAGAAGGCGAATTAATGGTCTATGACCTCAAAGGAGCATGGGAGTGTATGGATACCTTTAGGGATACTCAGCATCTTAATAATTTGTGGAAAAATAAAAAGGCATTCTGGAAAGTTTGGGAGGAGTAAAAAAATGGATAATAACCAGATTGAAGGCGTGGTTATAAAACCACTAAAAAAAATACCGGATGAAAGAGGTTCTATCTGTCTCATGTTAAGATGGGATGACCCAATTTTTGAGAGATTTGGAGAGATATATTTTTCTTTAGCCTATCCTGGAGTTATTAAAGCCTGGCACCTACATGAAAAAATGACGCTAAATTATGCGGTTATTCAAGGAATGATAAAACTTGTCCTTTTTGATAATAGGGAAAACTCATCTACAAAAGGTAATTTAATGGAAGTGTTTATTGGTGAAGAAAATTATTCTTTAGTTAAAATTCCACCAAAAATTTGGAATGGATTTAAATGTATTGGAACAAAACAGACCATAGTGGCAAATTGTGCGACCTTACCTCATGACCCAGACGAAATTAAAAGAATAAATCCTTTTACAAATGAAATACCTTACGATTGGGACCTAAAACATGGATAAATATCTTAGACAAATATATGAAAATAGACGGGTGTTAGTTACAGGACATACGGGATTCAAAGGCGGATGGTTATCAGTATGGCTTACAGAATTAAGGGCAAAGGTTATTGGTTACTCCCTCCAACCCCCTACACAACCAAATCTGTTTGAATCTATAAATCTAAAAGATAAAATTGAACACATTATTGGTGATATTCGAGATGAAAAAAATTTGCTCGCTATCTTTGAAGAATATCAACCTGAATTTGTCTTCCACTTAGCGGCACAACCATTAGTGAGATTTTCTTATAAAGAACCAAAATTTACCTATGAAACAAACATCATGGGCACAGTAAACCTTTTAGAAGCAGTACGAAAATCCAAGAGTGTGAAAGTTTGTGTTATCATTACCAGTGATAAGTGCTATGAAAATAAAGAATGGATTTATGGTTATAGAGAAATAGACCCGATGGGTGGCTATGACCCTTATAGTTCAAGTAAGGGGTGTGCTGAACTCATAACCGCTTCTTATAGAAATTCTTTTTTTAATCCTAAAGACTATGGGAAAATTCACCAGGTATCTCTATCATCTGTCCGAGCTGGAAATGTAATCGGTGGTGGAGATTGGGGGGAAGATAGACTTATTCCGGATTGTGTGAAATCATTTTCAAAAAATAAAACAGTTCTCATTCGTAATCCACACGCCACAAGACCCTGGCAATATATTTTGGAACCATTATCAGGTTATCTATTGCTGGGAGCGTTAATGTATGAAAACGGAGCAAAATATAGTAGCGGGTGGAATTTTGGTCCAAACGATGAAAGTATAATAAAGGTGGAAGAAATAGTTAAATGTTTAATTAAACATTGGGGTAGCGGCGACTATCAAATAGACACTTCAAATGTCACTCAACCTCATGAAGCCAGCCTCTTAAAATTGGATATAAGTAAAGTTCGTGCTTTACTTGGTTGGAAACCTATTTATCATATCTATGAATCACTTGAAAAAACTATTATGTGGTATAAAAGTTTTTACAATGATGTTGGTCTGGAAAAGTTGTATGAAATTACAGTCCAGGAAATTAGGAACTACATAAACTCTATAAATAGGAAGGAATTAAATTAAGATAGTGGAAAATAAAGATTTAAAAAGTGAGATTTTTGAGATGGTTACCAGGTATTATGAAGAAAAACATAAACACAAACCATTTATACCTGGTAAAACACACATTCCGTATGCTGGTCGGGTCTATAACGAAGAGGAGATAATTTTTCTTGTTGATTCGGCTTTGGATTTCTGGCTGACAACTGGAAGATTTGCAGAACAATTTGAGAAGGAATTGAGTAAGTTTTTAGGGGTAAAACATTGTATTCTCACTAACTCGGGTTCTTCTGCCAATCTTTTAGCTATTTCTGCTTTGACATCTCCTAAGTTAGGAGAAAGAAGGCTTAAACCAGGAGATGAAGTAATCACTATAGCCTGTGGTTTCCCAACCACGGTGAATCCGATTATCCAGAATAATCTGGTGCCGGTATTTATAGATGTAGATATTGGGTCTTATAACATTCAATCAGATAAAATTGAAGAGGCTTTATCTGAAAAGACAAAGGCTATTTTTTTAGCCCATACACTTGGTAATCCATTTGATTTAAACAAAATAATGTCCATTGCTCAAAAATATAATTTGTGGGTAATTGAAGATAACTGCGATGCTCTTGGCTCAAAATACAATGATAAATATACTGGCACCTTTGGACAGATAGGGACTTTAAGTTTTTACCCTGCTCACCACATCACTATGGGAGAAGGAGGGGCATTAATAACTAATGATACTCAGCTAAAGAGATTGATTGAATCTTTTAGAGACTGGGGTAGAGACTGCTGGTGTGAGCCAGGAAATGATAATACCTGTGGAAAGAGATTTTCACAGCAGTTGGGTAGGTTACCTTTTGGTTATGACCATAAGTATATCTACTCTCATATAGGTTATAATTTAAAAATAACAGATATGCAAGCGGCAATAGGGATTGCTCAATTAAAAAAATTACCCTCATTTATTGAAGCCAGAAAGAAAAATTTTAATTTGCTTTATCAAGGGCTAAAGAAATATGAGGAAGTCTTCATCCTGCCACAACCTACTTCTAATTCACAACCAAGCTGGTTTGGATTCCCAATAACCGTAAGACAAAAGGCTAAATTTTCACGAGCAGAGATTGTTAATCATTTAGAAAAAAATAATATTGCTACCAGAATGCTTTTTGGTGGCAATTTAGTCAAACAACCGGCCTATCAAAATGTGAATTATCGCCTTATAGATTCGTTAAAAAATACAGATTTTGTCATGGATAATACCTTTTGGTTGGGTGTATATCCTGGCTTAACTGAGGAAATGATTGAATTTATTCTTAAAACAATAGCCTCTAAATTGCGAGGGATATGATGGTTGATTTAACTATATCGATAATTAATTTTAATAATGAAA is part of the bacterium genome and encodes:
- a CDS encoding acylphosphatase; amino-acid sequence: MNIRAHLYISGDVQGVFFRAYTQDSAKRLEINGWVKNLPDGRVEAVFEGEEAQVEKIISWCHKGPPGASVKNVEMTYEDYTGEFSTFEIKYGHR
- a CDS encoding TrkA family potassium uptake protein, with product MYIIIIGCGRVGSQLATTLSLEGHNVVVIDKSNSSFKRLGTNFNGRTMVGNGYDVELLKEAGIENADAVAVVTNGDNTNVVATQVARKIFKIPTVITRIYDPKRTQLYHQLGLNVIGGTTLMAKMIKEKITSGHFVHHLSEVNEIEIIEFKINEDTSGLTLKEIETKQQGKTLAVLRDKEILFPEEEIITKEKDILLIIVKR
- a CDS encoding NAD-binding protein, which codes for MYIVIVGGGKIGYQLAKTLCQDKHQVALIEKDTNICSEIAEELENVLTIEGDGCEAHYLEDAGIEKADVVAAVTGDDEDNIVVCQLAKEYFNVPRTVARVNDPKNEQIFNDLGVDVPINSTAIIARIIEEETSLEDFINLMTVQKGKLAIVRVDLMDNSPVINKPIEKIKLPSNSVIASIVRGEDLIIPNGKTKLEKGDDIIALTTIENEQALLNIFLGEIDINE
- a CDS encoding radical SAM protein, with amino-acid sequence MKPQILIIVPKQLNLEKANYNYNFPLGLGYISSILKKNGYNVDCINLNHYEGKTENLVKSSLSKKEYDFVGIGNIALGFNSTKIIIDSIREYNPKIKIIIGGMIIIADPKLMFPLLNPDFGVIGEGEETIIELLEAIENKKDLKNIKGLIFKDVKGDIILTEQREPIKDIDSLPWPDFEGLEYLEFIEHLHPNFGNAYNFFDNPRPYPILGSRGCPFHCTFCYHYSNYRAKSVRSIVEEIRVAIEKYRINIIAFYDECISVNKLRLFEICEEIKKLREETPWNLNWIPQMTVHNIDEEVLKRIKESGGAIISYGFESFSEKVLKSMRKPITPQMIENAFLKTINAGIGVQGNFIFGDVAETKETAKETLDWWKKNAKGQINLGFIQPYPGSEIYKHCVRKGIIKDEANFIKSQLSTMHYYNMTENMTDKEYAKMKKEIFNAVVKYHIFTKHKIKRLVENVYEVNVKCPFCQKIITYKNILIEDPILYGFWLYCRNCHQRFFIVSPLKRLSYKFYSYLKFLQERRDKKKY
- a CDS encoding PQQ-binding-like beta-propeller repeat protein, yielding MNGYRKISTFHLLITLNSYQEFLSMPELVKEKWSYNIRESVFCVAITHDAKYIVVGANDKNLYFLDGTGNKLWEYEIGQWVHSVDITYKGNYIVAGTGDYDVCFFNNTGELLWKYKTGGDVNSVSITPGGDYIAVGTADWKIGLLDVINGKLLWRYGVSQMISGVALTPAAEYIVSGCGDRYIYFQNKNGKLLWRFETNGEVYDVDISFDGNRIIAGGEDKYIYLLNKKGKLLFKKYIGGEIYGVRITPDGEFIAAGVNNNYVYLFNKAGKEIWKYETKGSVYEVDITPNAKHIAVASRDMRLYLLQNLITPSKKLPFLHKKYV
- the rfbG gene encoding CDP-glucose 4,6-dehydratase encodes the protein MDKYLRQIYENRRVLVTGHTGFKGGWLSVWLTELRAKVIGYSLQPPTQPNLFESINLKDKIEHIIGDIRDEKNLLAIFEEYQPEFVFHLAAQPLVRFSYKEPKFTYETNIMGTVNLLEAVRKSKSVKVCVIITSDKCYENKEWIYGYREIDPMGGYDPYSSSKGCAELITASYRNSFFNPKDYGKIHQVSLSSVRAGNVIGGGDWGEDRLIPDCVKSFSKNKTVLIRNPHATRPWQYILEPLSGYLLLGALMYENGAKYSSGWNFGPNDESIIKVEEIVKCLIKHWGSGDYQIDTSNVTQPHEASLLKLDISKVRALLGWKPIYHIYESLEKTIMWYKSFYNDVGLEKLYEITVQEIRNYINSINRKELN
- the rfbF gene encoding glucose-1-phosphate cytidylyltransferase, giving the protein MSKVVILCGGMGTRLREETEIRPKPLVEVGNKPILWHIMKIYSYYGFNDFILCLGYKGEMIKNYFYNYEMLNNDFTIELGNSKNIEIYSHHKEKDWRVTLVDTGANALKGARIKKIEKYIDSDLFMLTYGDGVANINLHELLSFHKSHGCIGTVTGVRPMSRFGELIVKENRVISFTEKPQVSYGIINGGFFVFNRKIFDYLSENDSCDFEIGPLEQLAREGELMVYDLKGAWECMDTFRDTQHLNNLWKNKKAFWKVWEE
- a CDS encoding dTDP-4-dehydrorhamnose 3,5-epimerase family protein, translated to MDNNQIEGVVIKPLKKIPDERGSICLMLRWDDPIFERFGEIYFSLAYPGVIKAWHLHEKMTLNYAVIQGMIKLVLFDNRENSSTKGNLMEVFIGEENYSLVKIPPKIWNGFKCIGTKQTIVANCATLPHDPDEIKRINPFTNEIPYDWDLKHG
- the rfbH gene encoding lipopolysaccharide biosynthesis protein RfbH gives rise to the protein MENKDLKSEIFEMVTRYYEEKHKHKPFIPGKTHIPYAGRVYNEEEIIFLVDSALDFWLTTGRFAEQFEKELSKFLGVKHCILTNSGSSANLLAISALTSPKLGERRLKPGDEVITIACGFPTTVNPIIQNNLVPVFIDVDIGSYNIQSDKIEEALSEKTKAIFLAHTLGNPFDLNKIMSIAQKYNLWVIEDNCDALGSKYNDKYTGTFGQIGTLSFYPAHHITMGEGGALITNDTQLKRLIESFRDWGRDCWCEPGNDNTCGKRFSQQLGRLPFGYDHKYIYSHIGYNLKITDMQAAIGIAQLKKLPSFIEARKKNFNLLYQGLKKYEEVFILPQPTSNSQPSWFGFPITVRQKAKFSRAEIVNHLEKNNIATRMLFGGNLVKQPAYQNVNYRLIDSLKNTDFVMDNTFWLGVYPGLTEEMIEFILKTIASKLRGI